From Buchnera aphidicola (Aphis helianthi), the proteins below share one genomic window:
- the mrcB gene encoding penicillin-binding protein 1B has protein sequence MNKKKAKSLRQIFILILILIIFYGFFLYIKISHLINGKVWDFPTSIYSRIINLEPGALFSQKEIETFLKSTMYKKVDNIMLPGEYSVYNNNIEFIRRSFDFPDIKENELHVKLVFNANSLLKIQNIENYRDFNFFRLEPKLISMLNSFKGKNRIFLPRSKYPMILIKTLLAIEDRNFYKHDGINITSIFRALLVNIMAGKTIQGGSTLTQQLVKNLFLTNTRSIWRKMNEMYMALILDCFYKKDRILELYLNEVYLGQDGNEQIRGFPLASLYYFGRPIDELNLDEYALLVGMVKGASLYNPWSNPEFALHRRNLVLLTLYNQRLITKKTYIKLSKRPLKIHPQGFIISDYPDFLQLVQMEIKQKLKNKIQNLSGLKIFTTLDYLSQNAIEKAVQVSMPLLNKKKKLHDLEIAMIVVDKFNGEINAIIGSSYPKFHGYNRALQARRSIGSLSKPVTYLKALSNPKKYHLNTWIPDYPIAIKLKNGKYWIPKNNNSQFNGQVTLLEALTNSINIPIVNLSIDIGLNSLIKHWDHLGISRKYLMSLPSISLGSINLTPIEVAQIFQIISNKGYKSLLSSVRFIVSDDGKTLYQSLPKSENVVSSEASYLTIYGMQKVVNCGTARSLGALFKNFSLAGKTGTTNNLVDSWFVGVDGKQIVITWIGRDNNKSTKLYGSSGAMRVYQKYLEYQQPTPLILNPPKNIHIFYMNETGKLFYKKNQEYTKPLPIWFLNTENLYNQNMYLKNFSEEDKKYKKNFLLWIKSLFI, from the coding sequence ATGAATAAAAAAAAAGCAAAATCATTAAGACAAATTTTTATTTTAATATTGATTTTAATAATTTTTTATGGTTTTTTTTTATACATAAAGATAAGTCATTTAATTAATGGTAAAGTGTGGGATTTTCCTACTTCAATATATAGTCGTATAATAAATTTAGAACCAGGTGCTTTATTTTCTCAAAAAGAAATTGAAACTTTTTTAAAAAGTACAATGTATAAAAAAGTTGATAACATTATGCTTCCTGGAGAATACAGCGTATACAATAATAATATAGAATTTATACGTCGTTCGTTTGATTTTCCTGATATTAAAGAAAATGAACTTCATGTAAAATTAGTTTTTAATGCAAATTCTTTATTAAAAATTCAAAATATTGAAAATTATAGGGATTTTAATTTTTTTCGATTAGAACCAAAATTAATAAGCATGTTAAATTCTTTTAAGGGAAAAAATCGTATTTTTCTTCCTCGATCTAAATATCCCATGATTTTAATTAAAACATTGTTAGCAATTGAAGATAGAAATTTTTATAAACATGATGGAATTAATATAACATCTATTTTTAGAGCACTGTTAGTTAATATTATGGCAGGTAAAACAATACAAGGAGGTAGTACACTAACTCAACAACTAGTTAAAAATCTTTTTTTAACAAATACTCGTTCAATATGGAGAAAAATGAACGAGATGTACATGGCTTTAATTTTAGATTGCTTTTATAAAAAAGATCGAATTTTAGAATTATACTTAAATGAAGTTTATTTAGGACAAGATGGTAATGAGCAAATTCGAGGTTTTCCACTTGCGAGTCTTTATTATTTTGGAAGACCAATTGATGAATTAAATTTAGATGAGTACGCTTTATTAGTTGGTATGGTAAAAGGAGCATCTTTATATAATCCTTGGAGTAATCCAGAATTTGCTTTACATAGAAGAAATTTAGTTTTATTAACTTTATATAATCAAAGACTAATTACGAAGAAAACTTATATAAAATTATCTAAAAGACCTTTAAAAATTCATCCACAAGGATTTATAATTTCAGATTACCCTGATTTTTTACAGCTTGTTCAAATGGAAATAAAACAAAAATTAAAAAATAAAATTCAAAATTTATCAGGTTTAAAAATATTTACTACTTTAGATTATTTGTCACAAAATGCTATTGAAAAAGCTGTTCAAGTAAGTATGCCTTTATTAAATAAGAAAAAAAAATTGCATGATTTAGAAATTGCTATGATTGTAGTAGATAAATTTAATGGTGAAATTAACGCAATTATTGGTAGTTCTTATCCAAAATTTCATGGTTATAATCGTGCTTTACAAGCACGTCGTTCTATTGGATCTCTATCTAAACCTGTTACTTATTTAAAAGCTTTATCTAATCCAAAAAAATATCATTTGAACACTTGGATACCTGATTATCCTATTGCAATTAAATTAAAAAATGGTAAATATTGGATTCCAAAAAATAATAACAGTCAATTTAATGGACAAGTAACTCTTTTGGAAGCATTAACTAATTCTATTAATATACCTATAGTTAATTTAAGTATTGATATAGGTTTGAATTCATTAATAAAACATTGGGATCATCTAGGTATTTCTAGAAAATATTTAATGTCGTTACCTTCAATATCTTTAGGATCTATTAATTTAACGCCCATTGAAGTTGCTCAAATTTTTCAAATTATTTCGAATAAAGGTTATAAATCATTGTTGTCTTCAGTGAGATTTATTGTATCTGATGATGGTAAAACATTATATCAAAGTTTACCAAAATCTGAAAATGTAGTTTCTTCTGAGGCATCATATTTAACTATTTATGGTATGCAAAAAGTTGTAAATTGTGGAACAGCTAGATCTTTAGGAGCTTTATTTAAAAATTTTTCTTTAGCTGGTAAAACTGGTACTACAAATAATTTGGTAGATAGTTGGTTTGTAGGAGTAGATGGAAAACAAATTGTAATTACTTGGATAGGACGAGATAATAATAAATCAACTAAATTATATGGTTCCTCTGGTGCTATGCGAGTATATCAAAAATATCTTGAATATCAACAACCAACACCATTGATATTAAATCCTCCTAAAAATATTCATATATTTTATATGAATGAAACTGGAAAACTATTCTATAAAAAAAATCAAGAATATACAAAACCTTTACCAATATGGTTTTTAAATACTGAAAATTTATATAACCAAAACATGTATTTAAAAAACTTTTCCGAAGAAGATAAAAAATATAAAAAAAATTTTTTACTTTGGATAAAAAGTTTGTTTATATAA
- the secA gene encoding preprotein translocase subunit SecA yields the protein MLIKFLKKIFGNYNNRILKKYNKIVSEINHLEKTFEQHSDIQLQKYTKLFQLRLEKGEHLNNLLVESFAVVREASKRVFNMRHFDVQILGGIVLNKQCIAEMRTGEGKTLTSTLPAYLNALSGKGVHIVTMNDYLAERDAKKNTPLFEFLGLSVGLNLSEMSFPQKKYAYSCDITYGTNNEYGFDYLRDNMIFSEEERVQRQLNYALIDEVDSILIDEARTPLIISGPSEDSSFLYKEINKIVPLLISQTKEDSEEFQGQGHFSVDEKTKQIYLTERGLIEIEKLLITKKLMKKNESLYSSKNIILMHHVISALRANKLFIRDVDYLVKNNSVIIVDEHTGRTMPGRRWSDGLHQAIEAKEQVAIKNENQTLASITFQNYFRLYKKIAGMTGTAETEAFEFSAIYNLDTIVIPTNKPMIRKDLPDLVYMTEMEKIHAILKDIQNCIQNNQPVLVGTVSIEKSEVISKKLKELNIKHSVLNAKFHAQEAEIIAQAGKSKSVTIATNMAGRGTDIVLGGSIDAKLNKKMSLNEIEIIKEKWQKEHDSVVLSGGLHIIGTERHESRRIDNQLRGRSGRQGDSGSSRFYLSMEDSLMRIFISEKIINMMRKLGLSVNEAIEHPWVTKAIENAQKKVENRNFDIRKQLLEYDDVYNEQRRIIYTQRNKLINSKNIKNIINDILIDVLNCTIKQYINKKIQKNDWKILDLEKKLNIEFNIYAPILDWIKKDSNLNLDSIIERIINIAKTNYTNKEIFIGCSNMRKIEKSIMLQTLDDLWKDHLSAMNYLRQGIHLRGYAQKDPKQEYKRESFNMFSNMLDLLKYEVVSFLSKFNVSYTKNYFDLKNSSDKSLDKIKIGRNTLCFCGSNKKYKYCHGIL from the coding sequence ATGTTAATTAAATTTTTAAAAAAAATTTTTGGGAATTATAATAATCGTATTTTAAAAAAATACAATAAAATTGTTTCTGAAATTAATCACTTAGAAAAAACTTTTGAACAACATTCAGATATACAGCTTCAAAAATACACTAAATTGTTTCAATTACGATTAGAAAAAGGGGAGCATTTAAATAATTTATTAGTAGAATCTTTTGCTGTGGTTAGAGAAGCAAGCAAACGTGTTTTTAATATGCGTCATTTTGATGTTCAAATTCTTGGAGGAATAGTTTTAAACAAGCAATGTATTGCAGAAATGAGAACAGGTGAAGGAAAAACTTTAACATCTACCCTGCCTGCTTATCTAAATGCTTTATCTGGAAAAGGTGTGCATATAGTTACAATGAATGACTATCTTGCAGAAAGAGATGCTAAAAAAAATACTCCATTATTTGAATTTCTTGGATTATCAGTTGGATTAAATTTATCTGAAATGTCTTTTCCTCAAAAGAAATATGCTTATTCTTGTGATATTACGTATGGTACAAATAACGAATATGGATTTGATTATTTACGTGATAATATGATTTTTTCTGAGGAAGAACGAGTTCAACGTCAATTAAATTATGCATTAATTGATGAAGTAGATTCTATTTTAATAGATGAGGCTAGAACACCTTTAATTATTTCGGGTCCTTCAGAAGATAGTTCTTTCTTATACAAAGAAATTAATAAAATAGTACCACTTTTAATTTCTCAGACAAAAGAAGATTCTGAAGAATTTCAAGGTCAAGGTCATTTTTCAGTAGATGAGAAAACAAAACAAATCTATTTAACTGAAAGAGGATTAATTGAAATTGAAAAATTATTAATTACAAAAAAATTAATGAAAAAAAATGAATCATTATATTCTTCAAAGAATATTATATTAATGCATCATGTTATATCAGCTTTACGTGCTAATAAATTATTTATTCGAGATGTTGATTATCTTGTAAAAAATAATAGTGTAATTATTGTAGATGAACATACAGGTAGAACTATGCCGGGAAGAAGATGGTCAGATGGATTACATCAGGCTATAGAAGCAAAAGAGCAAGTTGCTATAAAAAACGAAAATCAAACTTTAGCTTCTATTACTTTTCAAAATTATTTTCGTTTGTATAAAAAAATAGCAGGCATGACAGGTACTGCTGAAACTGAAGCATTCGAATTTAGTGCTATTTATAATTTAGATACAATTGTTATACCTACAAATAAACCAATGATAAGAAAAGATCTACCTGATTTAGTTTATATGACTGAAATGGAAAAAATACATGCTATTTTAAAAGATATTCAAAATTGTATTCAAAATAATCAACCTGTTTTAGTTGGAACAGTATCTATTGAAAAATCAGAAGTTATTTCAAAAAAATTAAAAGAGTTAAATATTAAACATAGTGTTTTAAATGCAAAGTTTCATGCACAAGAAGCTGAAATTATAGCTCAAGCTGGAAAATCTAAATCAGTAACAATTGCTACTAATATGGCAGGAAGAGGCACTGATATAGTCTTAGGAGGTAGTATAGATGCGAAATTAAATAAAAAAATGTCTTTAAACGAAATTGAAATAATTAAAGAAAAATGGCAAAAAGAACATGATTCAGTTGTATTATCTGGAGGTTTACATATTATTGGTACTGAGCGTCATGAATCACGTCGTATTGATAACCAGTTAAGAGGACGTTCGGGTCGTCAAGGAGACAGTGGTTCTTCTCGTTTTTATTTATCTATGGAAGACTCATTAATGAGAATTTTTATATCTGAAAAAATCATTAATATGATGCGTAAACTAGGTTTATCTGTAAATGAAGCAATCGAACATCCTTGGGTTACTAAAGCAATTGAAAATGCTCAAAAAAAAGTAGAAAATAGAAATTTTGATATTAGGAAACAATTATTAGAATATGATGATGTTTATAATGAACAACGTCGTATAATTTATACTCAACGTAATAAATTAATTAATTCAAAAAATATAAAAAATATTATTAATGATATTTTAATAGATGTATTAAACTGTACAATTAAACAATATATAAATAAAAAAATACAAAAAAATGATTGGAAAATTTTAGATTTAGAAAAAAAATTAAATATTGAATTTAATATATATGCGCCAATTTTAGATTGGATAAAAAAAGACTCTAATTTAAATTTAGATAGTATTATAGAACGAATTATTAACATTGCAAAAACAAACTATACAAATAAAGAAATTTTTATCGGTTGCTCTAATATGAGGAAAATTGAAAAATCTATTATGTTACAAACATTAGATGACCTTTGGAAAGATCATTTATCAGCTATGAATTATTTAAGACAAGGTATTCATCTTCGTGGTTATGCACAAAAAGATCCTAAACAAGAATATAAAAGGGAATCTTTTAATATGTTCTCTAACATGTTAGATTTATTAAAATATGAAGTTGTATCTTTTCTTAGTAAATTTAATGTATCGTATACAAAAAATTATTTTGATTTAAAAAATAGTTCAGATAAATCATTAGATAAGATTAAAATTGGAAGAAATACATTATGTTTTTGTGGATCTAATAAAAAGTATAAATACTGTCATGGAATTTTATAA
- a CDS encoding NUDIX domain-containing protein gives MNYIKIAIGIILKKNKVYITKANKIKYKTNVWEFPGGKVKKNENIICALKRELLEEVGISTLNFKFFQYKKIYCKNNKLYFFLINKWIGKVHSKEGYNYKWVHLKKLKFYEFPTANYIIIKNLNTLNINLYFLI, from the coding sequence ATGAATTATATAAAAATTGCAATTGGTATTATTCTAAAAAAAAATAAAGTCTATATTACTAAAGCAAATAAAATTAAATATAAGACAAATGTATGGGAATTTCCAGGTGGAAAAGTTAAAAAAAATGAAAACATTATATGTGCATTAAAACGTGAATTATTAGAAGAAGTAGGAATTAGTACATTGAATTTTAAATTTTTTCAATATAAAAAAATTTATTGCAAAAATAATAAATTATATTTTTTTTTAATTAATAAATGGATAGGAAAGGTACATAGTAAAGAAGGATATAATTATAAATGGGTACACTTAAAAAAATTAAAATTTTATGAATTTCCAACTGCTAATTATATTATTATAAAAAATTTGAATACACTAAATATAAATTTATATTTTTTAATATAG
- the coaE gene encoding dephospho-CoA kinase (Dephospho-CoA kinase (CoaE) performs the final step in coenzyme A biosynthesis.) yields MTYIVALTGGICSGKTTISNGFKKIGINIIDTDIIAKEIIEKNIKIFNSIKKKFGKRILNFDHSINRRLLKQCIFNNKKDKLWLENILIPEIYKESKRQIKLVKSIWCLWVVPLLVEKKLDKIAHRILLVDTPVRTQIKRIMIRDKINVYQAKNIIYQQTSRNKRIFISDDIIFNKSKNIQKLNIYVNYLNCFYTYLFNIYKIKKKSKKLILKKNYLTKLY; encoded by the coding sequence ATGACTTATATTGTAGCACTTACTGGGGGGATTTGTAGTGGAAAAACTACTATTTCTAATGGCTTCAAAAAAATAGGTATTAATATTATTGATACTGATATTATTGCAAAAGAAATAATAGAAAAAAATATAAAAATATTTAATTCTATTAAAAAAAAATTTGGAAAACGTATATTAAATTTTGATCATTCAATAAATCGAAGATTACTTAAACAATGTATTTTTAATAATAAGAAAGATAAGCTATGGTTAGAAAATATATTAATTCCTGAAATATACAAAGAAAGTAAACGACAAATTAAATTAGTAAAATCAATTTGGTGCTTATGGGTAGTTCCATTACTTGTCGAAAAAAAACTAGATAAAATAGCACATCGCATTCTTTTAGTTGATACCCCTGTAAGAACTCAAATAAAACGTATTATGATACGAGATAAAATTAATGTATATCAAGCAAAAAATATAATTTACCAACAAACTAGTAGAAATAAAAGAATTTTTATTTCAGATGATATTATCTTTAATAAAAGTAAAAATATTCAAAAATTAAATATATATGTAAATTATTTAAATTGTTTTTATACATATTTATTTAATATTTATAAAATTAAAAAAAAATCAAAAAAACTAATTTTAAAAAAAAATTATTTAACCAAACTATATTAA
- a CDS encoding GMP reductase, producing MRIEEDIKLGFKDVLIRPKRSTLKSRSEVDLIRFFTFKYSNKKWSGIPIIAANMDTIGTFSMASSLSNFNILTAIHKYYSFNEWKNFVNKSSNQVLKYVIVSIGTSDLDFLKIQQIFSLSSELKYICIDVANGYSEHFVSFLKKIRSTFPNKIICAGNVVTGEMVEELILSGADIVKVGIGPGSVCTTRVKTGVGYPQLSAIIECADAAHGLNGQIISDGGCIVSGDIAKAFGGGADFVMLGGMLSGHYECSGKIIKENLKKFMLFYGMSSTSAMKRYSGQIRGYRASEGKTVKIPFRGNVDITIRDILGGLRSACTYVGAQKLKELTKRTTFIKVNEQENCVFNNFTY from the coding sequence ATGCGTATTGAAGAAGATATTAAATTAGGTTTTAAAGATGTTTTAATTAGACCTAAAAGATCTACTTTAAAAAGTCGTTCTGAAGTTGATCTTATTCGTTTTTTTACTTTTAAATATTCTAATAAAAAATGGTCTGGTATTCCAATTATTGCTGCAAATATGGATACTATTGGAACATTTTCAATGGCTTCATCTTTATCAAATTTTAACATATTAACTGCAATACATAAATATTATTCTTTTAATGAATGGAAGAATTTTGTTAATAAATCTTCAAATCAAGTATTAAAGTACGTTATTGTATCCATTGGAACATCTGATTTAGATTTTTTAAAAATTCAACAAATTTTTTCATTGTCTTCAGAATTAAAATATATTTGTATTGATGTTGCTAATGGTTATTCTGAACATTTTGTTTCTTTTTTAAAAAAGATAAGAAGTACATTTCCTAATAAAATTATTTGTGCTGGTAATGTTGTTACTGGAGAAATGGTTGAAGAACTAATTTTATCTGGAGCTGATATAGTTAAAGTTGGTATTGGGCCAGGTTCAGTATGTACTACAAGAGTTAAAACAGGAGTAGGTTATCCACAGCTTTCAGCTATTATAGAATGTGCAGATGCTGCACATGGATTAAATGGACAAATTATTAGCGATGGAGGTTGCATCGTTTCTGGAGATATAGCTAAAGCCTTTGGAGGTGGTGCAGATTTTGTAATGTTAGGAGGTATGTTATCAGGACATTATGAATGTTCTGGAAAAATTATTAAAGAAAATTTAAAAAAATTTATGTTATTTTATGGTATGAGTTCAACTTCTGCAATGAAGCGTTATTCTGGTCAAATTCGAGGGTATCGAGCTTCAGAAGGAAAAACAGTAAAAATACCTTTTCGTGGAAATGTTGATATAACTATACGTGATATTTTAGGTGGTCTTAGATCTGCTTGTACTTACGTAGGTGCTCAAAAATTAAAAGAGTTAACTAAAAGAACTACATTTATTAAGGTGAACGAGCAAGAAAATTGTGTTTTTAATAATTTTACATATTAA
- the aceE gene encoding pyruvate dehydrogenase (acetyl-transferring), homodimeric type, producing MSENLYDDVDPIETNDWVQSIESVIQKEGLERARFLIEKVLKQSKINKSDFFKCFFTSDYINTINDEDEIEYPGDLILEKKIRSAIRWNAIMMVLRASKKNLELGGHLSSFQSSATIYEVCFNHFFRAKNNHDGGDLVYFQGHISPGIYARSFLEGRLSIQQLDNFRQEVDGNGLSSYPHPKLMPNFWQFPTVSMGLGPIFSIYQAKFLKYLQNRELKDTEHQTVYAFLGDGEMDEPESKGAISIAVREKLDNLIFIINCNLQRLDGPVMGNGKIINELESFFYGAGWEVIKVIWGGKWDNLLKKDKTGKLVQLMNETIDGDYQTLKSKNGAYVRKNFFGKYKETLELVKNMTDEEIWNLNRGGHDPKKMFNAIIKAKETKGKPTVILAHTIKGYGMGIIAEGKNIAHQIKKININGIMYIRDRFNIPISNEKIEELPYVKFEQNSKEYFYIQNQRKKLGGYIPFRLSKFTKKLNLPNLIDFKSLLEEQKKHISTTIAFIRVLNLILKNNSIKHLIVPIIADEARTFGMEGLFRQIGIYSSNGQKYTPQDREQLAYYKEEKTGQILQEGINELGAASSWLAAATSYSTNDFPMIPFYIYYSIFGFQRIGDLFWAAGDQQARGFLIGGTSGRTTLNGEGLQHEDGHSHIQSLTIPNCISYDPAFAYEVAVIIQDGLRRMYGSLQENIYYYITTINESYYMPAMPKGVEEGICKGIYKLKTLYSNALKIQLIGSGAILRCICEAGEILSNDYYITTDIYSVTSFTELARDGEECTRWNMLHPNKKKKIPYIKQIMNKAPTIAATDYMKLFAEQVRHYIPSKEYYVLGTDGFGRSDSRDKLRDHFEVSAHYIVIAALSLLAKSNNINQQIVEDAIVKFNINADKINPRLA from the coding sequence ATGTCAGAAAATTTATATGATGACGTGGATCCAATTGAAACTAATGATTGGGTACAATCAATTGAATCTGTTATTCAAAAAGAAGGTCTAGAAAGAGCTCGTTTTTTAATCGAAAAAGTTTTAAAGCAATCTAAAATAAATAAATCAGATTTTTTTAAATGTTTTTTTACGAGTGATTATATTAATACAATTAATGATGAAGATGAAATTGAATATCCTGGCGATTTAATTTTAGAAAAAAAAATTCGTTCTGCTATTCGTTGGAATGCTATCATGATGGTATTACGTGCATCTAAAAAAAACCTAGAATTAGGAGGACATTTATCTTCTTTTCAATCCTCTGCAACTATATATGAAGTTTGCTTTAATCATTTTTTTCGTGCTAAAAATAATCATGATGGAGGTGATCTAGTTTATTTTCAAGGTCATATTTCTCCTGGTATTTATGCTCGATCATTTTTAGAAGGTAGATTATCTATACAACAATTAGATAATTTTAGACAAGAAGTTGATGGTAATGGATTATCTTCTTATCCCCATCCTAAATTAATGCCAAATTTTTGGCAGTTTCCTACTGTTTCTATGGGATTAGGTCCTATTTTTTCTATTTATCAAGCAAAATTTTTAAAATACCTTCAAAATCGTGAGTTAAAAGATACAGAGCACCAAACAGTTTATGCTTTTTTAGGCGATGGTGAGATGGATGAACCTGAATCTAAAGGGGCTATTTCTATTGCAGTTCGAGAAAAATTAGATAATTTAATTTTTATAATAAATTGTAATTTACAAAGATTAGATGGCCCAGTTATGGGAAATGGTAAAATTATTAACGAATTAGAAAGTTTTTTTTATGGTGCGGGCTGGGAAGTAATAAAAGTAATATGGGGTGGAAAATGGGATAATTTGCTTAAAAAAGATAAAACTGGAAAGTTAGTTCAATTAATGAACGAAACAATAGATGGTGATTATCAAACATTAAAATCAAAAAATGGAGCTTATGTTAGAAAAAATTTTTTTGGTAAATATAAAGAAACATTAGAATTAGTTAAAAACATGACAGATGAAGAAATATGGAATTTAAATCGAGGTGGTCATGATCCTAAAAAAATGTTTAATGCAATAATTAAAGCTAAAGAAACTAAAGGAAAACCGACAGTTATTTTAGCACATACTATAAAAGGATATGGTATGGGTATTATTGCAGAAGGTAAAAATATCGCACATCAAATAAAAAAAATAAATATCAATGGAATTATGTATATTAGAGATCGTTTTAATATTCCTATATCTAACGAGAAAATCGAAGAATTACCTTATGTGAAATTTGAACAAAATTCTAAAGAATATTTCTATATTCAAAATCAAAGAAAAAAACTAGGTGGTTATATTCCATTTCGATTATCTAAATTTACAAAAAAATTAAACCTTCCAAATTTAATAGATTTTAAATCATTGTTAGAAGAACAAAAAAAACATATTTCTACTACTATTGCCTTTATTCGAGTTTTAAACTTAATTTTAAAAAATAATTCTATTAAACATTTGATTGTGCCTATTATTGCTGATGAAGCACGTACTTTTGGAATGGAAGGTTTGTTTAGACAAATTGGAATTTACAGTTCTAATGGACAGAAATATACTCCTCAAGATCGTGAACAATTAGCATATTATAAAGAAGAGAAAACAGGACAAATATTACAAGAAGGGATTAATGAATTAGGTGCTGCTTCATCTTGGCTTGCTGCAGCAACTTCATACAGTACTAATGATTTTCCTATGATTCCTTTTTATATTTATTATTCTATATTTGGTTTTCAACGAATTGGTGATCTTTTTTGGGCTGCAGGAGATCAACAAGCAAGAGGTTTTTTAATTGGTGGAACATCAGGAAGAACAACTTTAAACGGAGAGGGTTTGCAACATGAAGATGGTCATAGTCATATACAGTCTTTAACGATCCCTAATTGTATTTCTTATGATCCAGCCTTCGCTTATGAGGTTGCTGTGATTATACAAGATGGTTTAAGAAGAATGTATGGTTCTCTTCAAGAAAATATATATTATTATATTACTACAATTAATGAAAGTTATTATATGCCAGCTATGCCTAAAGGAGTAGAAGAAGGAATTTGCAAAGGAATTTATAAATTAAAAACATTATATTCTAATGCATTAAAAATACAATTAATAGGTTCTGGAGCTATTTTACGTTGTATATGTGAAGCAGGTGAGATTTTATCTAATGATTATTATATAACTACTGATATTTATAGTGTAACTTCTTTTACTGAATTAGCTAGAGATGGAGAGGAATGCACACGATGGAATATGCTGCATCCAAATAAAAAAAAGAAAATTCCTTATATAAAACAAATTATGAATAAAGCACCTACTATTGCTGCTACTGATTATATGAAATTATTCGCAGAACAAGTACGTCATTATATTCCTTCGAAGGAATATTACGTATTAGGTACAGATGGTTTTGGACGATCAGATAGCCGTGATAAGTTACGTGATCATTTTGAAGTTAGCGCTCATTATATTGTAATAGCAGCTTTAAGTTTATTAGCTAAATCAAATAACATAAATCAACAGATAGTAGAAGATGCAATTGTTAAGTTTAATATAAATGCAGATAAAATTAATCCACGTTTAGCTTAA
- a CDS encoding 2-oxo acid dehydrogenase subunit E2: MHIEVKMPDVGLDEVEVIEILVKLNEEVQIEQGLISVEGEKSSMEIPSPISGIVKEIKVKVGDKVVTDSMIMIFKTSDTESNNQKKVDVNVSKIESPTIDTIINTENNIVHATPSVRRLARDLNIDLNHIIGSGRKNRILKNDIELYTKSILNHSKKPQVEKIKINNLQKVIGNNLHNNWVNIPHVTQFDEVNITTLEEFRKNYNYEEFKKDNNYNNITILVFIIKAVSHALLKFPIFNSSLSIDKKTIILKKYVNIGIAVEIENGLLVPVLKNVNKKNIINISSELILLSNKARKNRLNKLDTQDSCFTISNLGGIGGYWFTPIINAPEVAILGVSQAIIKPTWNGSNFIPSLILPLSLSYDHRVINGADAARFISFLKKLLSDIRLLVM; encoded by the coding sequence GTGCATATTGAAGTTAAAATGCCTGATGTTGGTTTAGATGAAGTAGAAGTAATAGAAATATTAGTTAAGTTAAATGAAGAAGTACAAATAGAACAAGGATTGATTAGTGTAGAAGGTGAAAAGTCTTCTATGGAAATACCTTCTCCTATATCTGGAATAGTAAAAGAAATAAAAGTAAAAGTTGGAGATAAAGTAGTTACTGATTCTATGATAATGATTTTTAAAACTAGCGATACTGAATCTAATAATCAAAAAAAAGTAGATGTTAACGTTTCTAAAATTGAATCACCTACTATTGATACTATAATTAATACTGAAAATAATATAGTACATGCAACACCATCAGTAAGACGATTAGCGCGTGATTTAAACATTGATTTAAATCATATTATAGGTTCTGGCCGGAAAAATCGTATTTTAAAGAATGATATTGAATTATATACAAAAAGTATATTAAATCATTCAAAGAAACCTCAAGTAGAAAAGATTAAAATAAATAATTTACAAAAAGTTATTGGGAATAATTTACATAATAATTGGGTAAATATACCTCATGTAACACAATTTGATGAAGTCAATATTACTACATTAGAGGAATTTAGAAAAAATTATAATTATGAAGAATTTAAAAAAGATAATAATTATAATAATATTACTATATTAGTTTTTATTATAAAAGCAGTATCGCATGCATTATTAAAATTTCCAATTTTTAATAGTTCTTTATCTATAGATAAAAAAACAATTATTTTAAAAAAATACGTTAATATTGGTATCGCTGTAGAGATTGAAAATGGATTACTTGTTCCAGTATTAAAAAATGTTAATAAAAAAAATATTATAAACATATCATCTGAATTAATATTACTTTCTAATAAAGCACGTAAAAATAGATTAAATAAGTTAGATACTCAAGATAGTTGTTTTACAATTTCAAATTTAGGAGGCATTGGAGGATATTGGTTTACACCAATTATTAATGCTCCTGAGGTTGCAATTCTTGGAGTTTCACAAGCAATTATTAAACCTACTTGGAATGGTAGTAATTTTATTCCATCTTTAATACTACCTTTATCTTTATCTTATGATCATCGTGTTATTAATGGAGCAGACGCGGCTCGTTTTATTTCTTTTCTTAAAAAATTATTATCTGATATTAGATTGTTAGTTATGTGA